In a genomic window of Gossypium arboreum isolate Shixiya-1 chromosome 9, ASM2569848v2, whole genome shotgun sequence:
- the LOC108457239 gene encoding 60S ribosomal protein L38-like, translated as MRGKYLLGFCQEILYFVDTKESKGSARAAFQTEKSLQNFQSKMPKQIHEIKDFLLTARRKDARSVKIKKSKDVVKFKVRCSKYLYTLCVSDAEKADKLKQSLPPGLSVQDL; from the exons ATGCGAGGGAAATATCTTCTAGGGTTTTGTCAGGAGATCCTATATTTTGTTGATACCAAAGAATCTAAAGGTTCGGCGCGTGCTGCGTTTCAAACTGAAAAAAGTCTCCAAAACTTTCAATCCAAAATG CCTAAGCAAATTCATGAGATCAAGGACTTCCTTCTCACTGCTAGAAGGAAAGATGCTCGCTCGGTAAAGATCAAAAAGAGCAAAGATGTAGTGAAGTTCAAGGTCCGTTGCTCCAAGTACTTGTACACACTTTGTGTGTCTGATGCTGAGAAAGCCGACAAGTTGAAGCAGTCCCTTCCTCCAG GTTTGAGTGTCCAAGATCTGTGA
- the LOC108457238 gene encoding probable dolichyl pyrophosphate Man9GlcNAc2 alpha-1,3-glucosyltransferase, producing the protein MKRKGEMKKVIKVKDKVNDGQDDDPWWWLVQEGIRPSFLCISLFALLVRVAVGLHPYSGAGTLPKFGDYEAQRHWMEITLNLPPKDWYRNSSVNDLSYWGLDYPPLTAYQSYVHGVFLKTFDPDSVALFTSRGYESYLGKFLMRWTVLSSDVLIFFPAVLYFVLVYRSMRFGMGQNSDVAWHIAMILLNPCLILIDHGHFQYNCISLGLTIAAIAAALSQKDLVASVLYCLALNHKQMSAYFAPAFFGYLLGKCLRKKNPLLEVTKLGLMVIGTFAVVWWPYLQSKDAALAVLSRLAPFERGIYEDYVANFWCTSSVLVKWKKLYSTQSLRIFSLAATLITCLPSMVQQIFAPSSKGFLYALLNSSFSFYLFSFQVHEKSILLPLLPLTLLALEESRLILWLTHFAMFSMFPLLHRDKLVLAYMALYALFILVYFAPCGPGGRCHGTKTLNNTQKTKRSEDFITSITFHPLVMGFLGLCSLILHVIYLTMHPPNKYPFLFEAVIMLICFSQFVLFTFYFNSKQWMLSKHLTSKDQQKKLI; encoded by the exons ATGAAGAGAAAAGGAGAAATGAAAAAAGTTATAAAGGTTAAAGATAAGGTCAACGATGGTCAAGATGATGATCCTTGGTGGTGGTTAGTTCAAGAAGGGATCAGACCCTCCTTCCTTTGTATATCCCTTTTCGCGCTATTGGTACGTGTCGCTGTTGGTCTTCACCCATATTCCGGTGCCGGTACTCTGCCCAAGTTCGGTGATTATGAGGCGCAGAGGCATTGGATGGAGATCACTCTTAATCTTCCACCAAAAGATTGGTATCGCAACAGTAGTGTTAACGATCTTTCTTATTGGGGTCTTGATTATCCGCCATTAACTGCTTACCAGAGTTACGTTCATGGGGTTTTCCTTAAAACCTTCGATCCTGACTCCGTTGCACTCTTCACTTCACGAGGCTATGAATCTTATCTTGG GAAATTTCTAATGAGATGGACTGTTTTATCTTCTGATGTGCTGATATTCTTCCCGGCAGTTCTTTATTTTGTGTTGGTGTATCGTTCGATGCGGTTTGGCATGGGCCAAAACAGCGATGTAGCTTGGCACATTGCAATGATTTTACTGAACCCATGCCTGATCTTAATCGATCACGGTCATTTTCAG TACAATTGTATCAGCTTGGGTCTTACCATAGCTGCCATTGCTGCAGCACTCTCTCAAAAGGATCTTGTGGCTTCCGTGCTATATTGTCTTGCTCTCAACCATAAACAG ATGAGTGCATATTTTGCACCTGCCTTTTTTGGCTATCTATTGGGTAAATGCCTGAGGAAAAAGAATCCACTGCTCGAGGTGACAAAACTGGGATTGATGGTTATAGGAACATTTGCTGTCGTCTGGTGGCCATATCTTCAGTCGAAAGATGCTGCTTTGGCT GTTCTATCTCGTCTTGCACCATTTGAGAGAGGGATATACGAGGATTATGTGGCTAATTTTTGGTGCACCAGTTCAGTGCTTGTGAAATGGAAAAAGTTATATTCTACACAATCATTGAGGATTTTTAGCCTTGCTGCAACTCTTATAACATGTCTGCCCTCAATGGTTCAACAAATCTTTGCTCCGAGCAGTAAGGGTTTTCTCTATGCGTTGCTTAATAGTTCTTTCTCGTTCTACTTGTTCTCATTTCAAG TGCATGAGAAATCTATTCTGCTTCCGCTTCTGCCTCTTACCCTATTAGCCCTGGAAGAAAGTCGCTTGATATTGTGGTTAACACACTTCGCTATGTTCTCTATGTTTCCTCTTCTACACCGGGACAAACTGGTTCTAGCGTATATGGCTCTTTACGCGCTCTTTATCCTTGTGTATTTTGCACCCTGTGGGCCAGGTGGAAGATGCCACGGCACCAAGACTCTCAATAATACCCAAAAGACCAAGAGAAGTGAGGATTTCATTACTTCCATTACTTTCCACCCGCTTGTAATGGGCTTTCTTGGTTTGTGCTCTCTGATTCTGCATGTTATTTACCTAACCATGCATCCTCCGAATAAGTATCCTTTCCTTTTCGAAGCAGTGATCATGCTTATCTGCTTCTCTCAGTTTGTCTTGTTTACTTTTTACTTCAATTCAAAGCAATGGATGTTATCGAAACACCTAACATCAAAAGATCAACAAAAGAAGCTTATTTGA